In Pseudoroseomonas cervicalis, the DNA window CCAGGGCGTGCAGAGCAGCGGCACATGGTAGTGCCCCTGCCCCTCGGCCAGGCCGACGCTGAGCACCACCTCGTCCAGGAAACGCGGCTCGGGGGCCAGGCCCTGGGCGGCAAAGTACTCGCCGATATGGAAGCGCAGCTCGTAGCGGCCGGGGATGAAGGCCTCGGGCGGCAGCAGGGGCGAATCGGTGCGGCCATCCCCATTGGTGGTGGCGTGGCCGAGATAGTGGCGGTCCGGCGCCACGCGCCACAGCTCCACCCGCACGCCGATCGCCGGGCGGCCCGAGGCGGTGTCGAGCACATGGGTGGTCAGGCCAGGGGGCTTGGTCATTCGGCGGCCTCGCTCAGTTCCTGCGGGATGGTGGAGGTCAGCTCGGCCAGGTCGAAGCGGCGCAGGCTGGCGAGCTGCGCCTCGGCATCCTCCAGCCACAGCGCGCGGCAGATCCCGTCCACCAGCCGCGGCACGCCGTATTTCATGCCGCTGATGCTGGCGCCCGACAGGCCCATGGACAGCGTCGCCGCATAGGTCATGCAATGCAGCCGGGCGAGCAGCGGCGCCGCCCCAGGCGTCTTCTCGCGGAAGGAGAAATCCTCGGCGAGATAGGGCGAGGCGCCGCAGAGCGCGCTCTCCTCCCCCGGCGGCGGCGCGAAGGCGTCGCGCCAGAGCAGGATCGCGGGCGCGAAGGCCGCGAGTTCCGGCCGCAGGCCGAGATCGAAGGTGAAGCCGGTGCCGAGGATCACCGCATCGGCGGCGAAGCGGCCGCGCGGCGTGTCCAGCACCACCGCGTCGCCCTCCATGCCGGCGCCCTGCACCGGCGCGCCCATCACCAGGCGGAAGCGCGGATCCTCCGCCACGCGGTCCCAGCTCTCCTGCGGCGGCGGCTGGTTCAGCTCGAAGATGTGCCGGGTGAAGCGCCATTTCAGCAGGTCCGGCAGGGCGTGGTACTGGCCGAGATACCCCGCCTGCTCCATCCAGCGGAACGGGTTCACCCGCGGCATGCGCGGGCGGCGGACCAGCATGGTGGCGCTGGCGGCGCCGGCCTCCAGGGCGGTCGCCAGATTGTCGAAGGCCGAGGCGCCGGCGCCGACCACGATCAGATGTCTGCCGGCCAGGGCGGAGAAATCGATCGCCTGGGCGGTGTGCAGCACGCGGCCCTCCGGCAGCGCGCCGAAGGGAGGCGGGATCTGCCAGGCGCCGGAGCCATCCATGCCGGTGGCCAGCACGGCGCGGCGGGCCAGCCGCACCACCTCCCCCTGCGGCGTGCGGAAGCGCAGCGCCAGCAGGCGCCCACCCTCGGCGCTGTCGATGCCGAGCAGCGCGTGCTCATGCCGCAGCGGCAGGGCGAGGGTCGCGGCATACCAGTCGAGGTAGCGCTGCCAATCCTCGCGGCCGATCTTGCGCAGGGCGTCCCAGGCGGCCTCGCCGTCGCGGGCGGTGAAATAGGCGCGCGGCGTCAGCGCCGGCACGCCCAGATCGGGGCCGGTGACGTGCTTGGGCGTGCGCAGGGTGCGCATGCGGGCGAAGCTGGTCCAGACGCCGCAGCCGCCGGGCGCGGCGCGGTCGAACACCGCCACATTCTCCACCTTCTGCCGGCGCAGGCCGAAGGCGGTGGCGAGCCCGGTCTGGCCCGCGCCGATGATGGCGACGTCCAGCACCCCCTCCGGCGCCGGCGGCAGCCAGGGATGCGCCGGATAGTCCAGATGGTCGAGCTGGCGCCGCACCTCCTGGGCGAGCGCGTCGAGGGCGGCGGACATGGCGAATTCCCGGATCCTGGCGCGGGGCGGCGCGTTGCTGCTATGCGTCACAGCATGCCGCCGGCCCCGCGCCGCCGGCAAGCGCGACACGCGGTGCCCCGGGGACCCTTCCGGCGCCGCCCCGTCCCGGCCGGATCCCCGTCCGGGCTCCGCCGCGCGCGGGCGCCTCCCCCGGGATGCGCCCCGCCGCCAGACCGCCATGGAGATGCCCGTGACCGCCGGCGTGACCAAGCTCCGCGTGAAGGATGAGGATTTCCTCGTCGCCTCGATGATCGAGCGCTGCCCGAAAAGCATGATGGTGCGGGAGCTGCTGCAGAACGCGCTGGAGGCCGCGGCGCAGGCGCCGGCGGGGGCGCGGCGCGTCGAATTCGCGCCGCTGGAGCTGGCCGAGGGGCGCAAGCTGGCGATCTGGAACAGCGGCCCCGGCCTCACCGGGCCGGAGCTTTATGCGATGTGCGACATCGCCGCCTCGATCCGCAAGGAGACCGGGCTCGACCGCAATTTCGGCATGGGCGCCAAGGTGGCGGCGCTGCCCTCCAACCAGCGCGGGCTGCGCTACCGCTCGGCGCGGGACGGCCAGGTGCATGAGGTGGTGATCGGCAAGCGCGACGGGGTCTATGGCCGGCTGCTGCGCCCGGGGCCGGAGGGCCGGCCCACCGAGATCCTGGAGGTGACCGAAGCCGCCCGGGCCGAAGGCCGCGCCGCCGCGCCGGACTGGACCGAGGTGGTGCTGCTGGGCAATGCCGAGGCGCAGGACACGGTGGCGGACCCCTATCTCGGCCAGCCGCGCAGCGGCACGCGCTGGCTGCTGAACGCCATCACCCTGCGCTATTTCCGCTTCCCCGAGGGGGTGGAGGTGGTGCTGCGCCCCGGCACCGCCCCGGCCGCGGAGGCCGGGCGCGTTGCGCCGATGCAGGCGCGGCTGGCAGCGCTGGCCGATTACGAGGCGGTGCGGCTGCCCGACGGCACGGTGCTGCACTATGCCTATGACCCCGCCGCCGGCGCCCCCGGCGCCAGCGACAGCCGCAAGAGCCTGGCCGGCATCGTGCATCGCGACGAGGTCTATGGGCTGCTCTGGGGCGGCGTCTGGCGGCGCGAGGCACCGGGCTTCGGCATCCCCTTCCTGTCGCGCAACATCAGCGTGCTGGTGG includes these proteins:
- the uraH gene encoding hydroxyisourate hydrolase, whose product is MTKPPGLTTHVLDTASGRPAIGVRVELWRVAPDRHYLGHATTNGDGRTDSPLLPPEAFIPGRYELRFHIGEYFAAQGLAPEPRFLDEVVLSVGLAEGQGHYHVPLLCTPWSYSTYRGS
- a CDS encoding SidA/IucD/PvdA family monooxygenase, with the protein product MSAALDALAQEVRRQLDHLDYPAHPWLPPAPEGVLDVAIIGAGQTGLATAFGLRRQKVENVAVFDRAAPGGCGVWTSFARMRTLRTPKHVTGPDLGVPALTPRAYFTARDGEAAWDALRKIGREDWQRYLDWYAATLALPLRHEHALLGIDSAEGGRLLALRFRTPQGEVVRLARRAVLATGMDGSGAWQIPPPFGALPEGRVLHTAQAIDFSALAGRHLIVVGAGASAFDNLATALEAGAASATMLVRRPRMPRVNPFRWMEQAGYLGQYHALPDLLKWRFTRHIFELNQPPPQESWDRVAEDPRFRLVMGAPVQGAGMEGDAVVLDTPRGRFAADAVILGTGFTFDLGLRPELAAFAPAILLWRDAFAPPPGEESALCGASPYLAEDFSFREKTPGAAPLLARLHCMTYAATLSMGLSGASISGMKYGVPRLVDGICRALWLEDAEAQLASLRRFDLAELTSTIPQELSEAAE
- a CDS encoding ATP-binding protein, which translates into the protein MPVTAGVTKLRVKDEDFLVASMIERCPKSMMVRELLQNALEAAAQAPAGARRVEFAPLELAEGRKLAIWNSGPGLTGPELYAMCDIAASIRKETGLDRNFGMGAKVAALPSNQRGLRYRSARDGQVHEVVIGKRDGVYGRLLRPGPEGRPTEILEVTEAARAEGRAAAPDWTEVVLLGNAEAQDTVADPYLGQPRSGTRWLLNAITLRYFRFPEGVEVVLRPGTAPAAEAGRVAPMQARLAALADYEAVRLPDGTVLHYAYDPAAGAPGASDSRKSLAGIVHRDEVYGLLWGGVWRREAPGFGIPFLSRNISVLVELPEHYPVQPEAYREFLRYRGGSQAQVKALDFAALVAAHIPAWLQRHLAAAMPDAAYAEEAQETLQELLERLEVRRRRPPQAPKPGAPKPEADAAPQPAGEAKPPQADTAEPAAPAAPKPPALEQAPQLILLRDAAEIADRDLAQRAAAYYPQTHQLHVNLTYPAIATLAERLRALAPPGAEPEEVSRAALMVAERAMVLRIARALAHGLAKRDQPGAWKEAQLRALLSPESLTLAAEDIDTGWLDSEQAMRTALLMVGAATD